The stretch of DNA ACTCATCAGACAGCGATCACAGCACAAACCGACCGAGAGGAAAACAATGACAGTATTTCAACCTGCTGTCTCTGCCAGGAAAACAtcatcaataaaacacaaataggtgttttttggggttttatgGAGCTTATAGTTTAATTGTAGCTGGTACTAGCTCCTAGCCGTTATAAAGGTCACATTCATTTACTTTTTGATCCTCCTTCAGTTTTATTCTGCGTATTTCTAAAGGTTGTTAGTGCCTGGACAATTTAACTAcacaaataatatttatattaatatttcttttagtTAGATGCCATAAAAAAACACCTCAGTTTTAGTTTAGCTCAATGTTTTCAAGGCTAGGGACAAACAAGAGCTGgtggaaaaacacatttcagcagaacCAAGGTGAGGTCAAAAGAgtaatatgaaaacatgaagcatTCATCTAGAAAACTTCTAAATGACTAAATGGTTTTGCATGGCTCGAGCTTACTTTTATGTGAGCGGATCATTCTGTCACATTTGGCCGAAGCGTCTTTGACTCTGTTGTGATATTCTAGTAGAAACGTCTTTTCATGCTCAAAGAAATCATCCACGTCCTGAAAGACAAGCAGGAGACGACACGCTTCgataaaaagccaaacatgaGAGCATGAAAGGCAACTAGAAGGACTGAGCTCTACTTCTGGTTTTACCTTGACTCCAGCCACTAGAACACCATCAGCCGACTTCACAACGTTCTTAAAGAAATCCTCCAGTTTCTCCTTCTTGTTCTTTCCTCGTACACTCAGCTGTCAGGGACAACATGGTGGTGATCACACACACTGCATAGCCATGGATTTCCTCAGCTGTTCCTGACTTGTCCCATTACTGCTTATGAATCAACTCTGAAATATTAGTATCTATTAAGACTCAGAGTATTCACAGTATTCAAGCTGTGCCTGACACTCACATCCTGGTTGTACTCCAAGAAGACGTGGAAATTGAGGTCCTTCCTGAGGATGGGATGAGCAGCCACACGACAGAGGAAGACCTCATGCATGGCAACGGTCTTCTTAAAGATAGCCAAGTACTCTCTGGATGAAAACACACCAGTCAGGTTCACTCTTTAAagggcagtgttatgtattttccaggcacattgtgccATTTCATAATCACAATCAAGCCACTATGTTATATTccattgttataaaaatgctgtatatatcaaatacaacttaaaagacatttgattttgatgtttaacaccttgaaattgggtctctgtctctttaagaagctcctgctctttctgaaactccaccttcaggaagtcatcacacaTGGCTgctttattaaccctttaacaatgtttaaacCAGTGTTGTCCTGAGAAGTACCTCATGTAATCACTTTAGCAGAtacacagttccaccaggtgtttgccaattgctgctggctagtctgaaggagctgagtgagggatTCAATGGTTAAGGCTGCTCTGTGGGGCGgaagctcagaagcttggaaactgcaggtCGGAGGCGTTTTAGCTGAATGTAATCATGCATGAGAAAACATGcataatttctcaaacatgcatgaaagaataaaggtgacactccagatatgtttttatgggggaataacattataacattatgTCAAGTTcagaaaagttgattttacataacactgcccctttaatgcgTATGACTGCAGAGAAGGTGTGTGACTTACGCCTCCAGCTCTTGCTTCATCTTGGTGAACTCCTCCTTGGTCATGGATCCTTCTCCTTCCCCcagtttctgcagcttctctcTGGATGCATCAAAGTCGGGTCTGGGAGGGGCTGGAGGGATCTGCCAAACACAAGACACTGACACTGATAAATAGCTCTATTTGCTACAATCAGTTAAACTGGATGTTCAAACACTTTTTGAACAAAGTCAGCGCCTCCATTTGAATGTGTGTGGTTCTTACGATGTATCCTGCATAGTCTTCATTTTCAACAAATGAGTCGTGTAGCCAGATGAACTCTTCATGTTGTCGGACCACAGAGAACTCGTTCTGTTTGAAATTGGGGAGCGTACTCTGTGGAAACATGGAGCTCATGACTTAACATCCTGACACAACCAAGCAGCCACTGCAGGGGAGTGAGGGTGAGAGAATAAACTGATGTGCGTCTCACCTTGGTGTGGACGGTAAACTTCACCTTGTCCCTCTCACTGAGCGCGTCAGAAATGTCCACCTGTAGCGTGGCGTCCATCTCCAGATCCACGTTTACCGCTCGCGGCTGCAGGACGACACAAAGCATACATCCCATAAGCCACCACTGTCAGAGATCAACATGAAGGCTGAGAGTCATGGAGCCCTGCGATCCACCTGCATCAAACTGGGAGTTTGTGGCTACAACCCACATGCCATCTTTTACTGCTGATGTTTCttgattaaaatatgaaaaaactaatTACAAACACTTTTTGGTGaagataaactaaaaaaaaaaacagtattagATATTTCATCAAGTCTAGGCCTGTTCCCGATAccacattttgctggacgataaattgtcccagaagttattacgataaatgataatattgttattttgtgaCCATTTCGAAGCAATGTATTGACAATGGCACAATAATTCAAGTCCCCCCtgtcaaagaccaataaactttaattttgtaaagaaaacttcACACTGGATCTGGAAGACAAGTTAAATATCCAAAGTAGAACATGAcaccaaaacacaaatacacactaCTTACAAACTAGTCTCTAAAGTCTCTAAATAAAAATTCCCTTCAAAAAaatgggttagggttagatGATGTTCAGTGTGacattgaacattttttcaatgtctatgaaaaaatgttcagtgacatttttttcattttttcttgttAGATCTCATAGCAAGTACATCTGACTCCATCTATTCTAAACTGCTCAAAACGCTGAGACAGAATGAAAGACATCCAGTAACATGTCAgtaaaagtctgttttaaagttggaataaagaaaaaatgaacaTTCACAATCTTCACACTAGGAGATTACATTAAATCTCTCTTCTAGCAAATTTAGACTTCAGGTAATCTGTTCAGTTTAACTGAATGTGTCTTTTGACTCCACATAACAGAATTACTAGTAACAGCAGCTGTTAGTCCTCCAATCAGTTGGTTGGTGATTACGACTGACTGGGCCAGCCCATCAAAAACAGCTATTTTACTAATTACTGGAGATAACAGTTTTGAGAATTCTTGTAGATAAAGTTGATCATACAAAAATATTatggattatttttgttttattgccgTTTGTGATATTGACGGatagtatttttaaagttttgtttggaTAAAAGTGTGTTTAATTTACCTAGAGACATGTAGATTCTCTTAAATCAACCAAATAATAATGTCTTCATCCACATTATCTGtcaaaattatgtttatgatgctacaaaaacataaactatgcaaaaaaaaaaccctaatttgtttcaaaaactGTCAAGAGCTTTTATCTCAGTTTCAGCATTTAAGTGCATTGCTTAAACAGATAAAAGAGTGTCTgagcaaataattattttagtggTGAAAATAAACTCTTCAGCAAACAGCAGGACTTtctaatcaaataaaatgactaTTGCACCTCAATTAACTCACGTTAATTTAACATAtatattgttaatttttttagttaTAATAATTACTATGCTGTTGGAAATTAAGCATTCTTTTCACGTGTTTTAATGTAAATTCTGGAATATTAATTACTCTAGTACAGTTGTACTACTACAAGCTACTTGTAGTGTTAtatcttctgtttattttattactgtATTGTATATCCATTTTGGGACCTTTCAAGAGACTCCATATGCAAATCAGCTTCTGCTAAAAATCTGGAACAGTGCGGTGACATTTATATCTGAGCTGTACATGGTCCCTATTTAACttctaaataaagtttattgccAAAGATAACATATTAAGcaatatgttatttttatttattcaagtttgttgttatttttgactTGATGCTGATTGTGTAATCAATATACCACTTTTTAAATGACTCAAAATGCCTGCAGTCTCAACTAAGAGTCAGGGCCAAGAGcctcttacatttttattttgtgggtCAGAAGTTGAAACATTTGGAACTTCTGAAAGTTAAGATAGCGGCCAAACCCCACGTCTGTAGATCTACTTCACTAGAAAATGAATCCGTTCCCACACTAGGTAATGTGACTGGTGCACATTTTCCACTGTGTTGGACAATGATGATTAAAAGTAAACCAGTGATAACACATTAGGGTCttcttttaagtaaaaaaacaaacaaacagaagaaacacaaagaggagAGGTGTGTCAAGTCATGTGACAGCCTGCTTGTGAACAGGACATCACAAACCGATAATGtcagttcaaaataaaagaactgaACACTCCAGCGAACTGTTAGCCATCTCTGTAGCTGTGTTAGCATGTAAAGCTAGAGGCCCATCAGCCACTGTCGTTATTTTGACTCTCGGCAGTGGTAACCAGTCTGACCACAACTGACAGACGGTAAACCAGTTAGCATGAAGCTAATATTAGCCTGGACGGCTAACAAGcctaaaatgtattaattaaaattcagtGGTTAAGCTGAATGGAACAAGAACAATAACTCTACCAAAGGGCATACTGGAACATATAGTTGGGCAGGCGAACAGATTCATTGGTATAAAGACAGACAGGCAGAAGGAGGGCACTCACTCCCCGGTCCTCTTCGGAGAGGAAGTCGGGTCCGTCGTCCAGCCCTTCCTgctgcagagacacaaacacacagttatTTTAACCGCAGCTCGAGCTGAAAGGAATTACTGCAAGTGTATATCACGGTGCGGGCCACCACCACGCTgaaaaaactacacaaaaacaagaaagaggGCGAGGAAAAGAAGAAACCCACCATCATGGCTGCGAACGGCTGGTGACAGGAAGTGGACACAGTTGCCAAATCTcgtgagaagaaaaaaaattatggaaacGTTCGGAAACATAGGGGTcggtaattatttttaaaaagaggaacaGTGAACTCCTAAACACTATGACACTAAAAActgtataatttttaatttaattatcttAAGACTAAAGACAGGGATTGTTGAAGAAGTGTGGAAATTGTGACTTCATGAAGGAGCTGCCATCTGTTTTCTTAAACTATTTCGTAATAACCACCTTTGTTGTCgaacattcaaaatatttacacataatACAGGCTTACgtattttttcctctctttattGGGTTCCCAACTTTGGTGGCTCTTATTTCTCACATACAGTattagtataaaaaaaacatagaagcTGGATAAACTTGCTCTTGGAGAGGGACTTATTTTTTCCCTCTCGTTTTTTCATTCTGCCTAGATAAATCTCACTCTAACCAAAAAAGGtagctccaaaaaaaaaaaaaaagagagaaaaaagcacCTTGTCCCGAATTACATAATACTACTTTTCACATTGCTGTTAGggattttgttaaaattgtggTTTTTGAAGAGTTCCCTCATAGGCCTTTGGGGGCCATACATTTGCCATGGATGTTGCCAGGTCTGTCCAGATCAGCCTATGGTTGCTTATTGAGTCACTTGTTCAAGCTGCAAGACAGGGGCCATGTTTACAAACCATAACAATAAGGAGCTCAGAAGAAAACATATGCCTCTATGCCGATGATGTACTGGTAAGTCTGAGGGATCCAGAGTCAGGAGTGTTGCAAACATACAGTGACGTGTTGttataaaattgtttatttatttatttacttatttcttCTACCATATCAACAAAAATACACTGTGTACTACGAATACCAAAAAGACTACACTGGactcttttctttattttcacattttactttgtttctgtgtttgttcatttaattttgacacctgtttttatttatatcactaaaaaggaaatgcaaaccCCATTTATCAgttgtttttaatggttttgttgttgtgttatttttgttttgttttctttacttagCTACATTTTTTGCTTCtctttcttattttgaaatataagaAGTTTTTTTAGCAGTAAATCAAAAATGATCTATCATGGTTTATTGGTTTTAAAGTGGATCCAAATGCAGAGAGACAGAGGCAGCAAGCAgatgaaagtttaataaaaaactatGAACAAAAATCACAGGGAACTCAGggacctgagtgaagttggcccccaagctttcttcaaatcagacaaaattggtgtcaaacatttgtgcagcaaaactTTTCGTTTGTGCcgttatcattttaaagatattaagaaatgttatCAGAGGTAACAAAAGGTCaaccccctcccacacacaccttcttgaaatcagacaaaattggtgtcaatcacCTCGACTACATTCGTGCagcaaaaaaatgtgtttgtgctgcttcggctttgaagatattaatgaaagtttaaaagtcattttgattttgtaaaagtgaGCGGgtgctggttgaccttttgactCTTAAACTGTCATTAATATCTTCAGAGCcgaagcagcacaaacacattttgctgcacaaacatagTCTAGTCGATTGACACAAATGTTGCCGGAtttgaagaagaagacaaacaaacaaacaaacaaaacaacaacagggTGATCCGGGGATGTAATGTGATACAAGAGGAGGAACCTTGAGAGCAGGAGATGTGTTTAAATACTGCGAGGGTAAAACTGGAGCAATAGACCTGGGCTGGTCagcaggtgtgaggggagagagagagcaaatAAGGGAACTAAGAGAATAAATCTAAACGTAACAATGAATAACTAGAAACAAAGAATaataaactagaatcactaagaaTAACAGAACTAaggcaaaacagaaacaaggctgatTCAATCAAAGAGAGTAAggaacacagaataataataaaactagcATCAACAAATCAAACCCTgacaaaatcacttttttcatCAGTTCAAACAGGGTTGTTTTTTGCTATTTAATTAATAAcaatgtgtgtgttgttgttcttttatattagtttttcttttatttccaggAAAAGAAGCCGCATACTTTGAaaccgtttttttgttttgagaaataaacttttttttttttccaagaaattaatgaaacaaaataaaacatgagcaCGTTCACACCCAACGGCAATAAAGAGTGGcaaattaacctaacagtcgtgcttttgaactgtgggaggaagccggagtacccggagagaacccacgcatgcacgggagaacatgcaaacttagTAAGGCCCTAGCTGAGACTCAGACGGGGCCTTACTGCACCACCATGGAGCCCCAATAACCTTTATTtgttagctttttttatttttttttatttattcatttattgtagAAATAATTAGCGTCATCTTGTAATTCATTCACAGAACAGACACTAAGATCATCCAGTGTGATCATTACAATGGTCCTTATAGGATTCATGGCTGATTTGTTCATCCTCGCTGTCAATTTCAACCTCATTGACAATTTCATTCTGAACAAGATCTGGGTGGACCACAAGACTTTTATCTCCAGAACTATTAATATCCattatgttttctgtctttctgacATTGTTTTTATCACCTATAGTGCCCTTTTTATCCTCCATTGTACTTCTGTCCTCCATTGTACTTCTGTCCTTAGCACTAATGTTATTGGTGCAACAATACGTCTCATTCAGCACTCCGGGACTTGTAATATTTGCTGCAGTTTCCATGtttatttcttcctcttcaAAACAGGCACTCAGTTTGTTCTTTGTGACTGTTTCATCTATTTGAGAGTTGGGATAGGTCAAAGCTTTTAGGTCCTTTCCAAGTTCTGTCATTGTTGGTGTGGTCACCTTAAGCCCAACACTAAATTCATCATGTCCTTCTGTGTACTTCTCATAGATGTAGATAAACCCGTTATGGTAAATGTCAGGTGCACAATCTACATCTGAAATTGTTATCTGGTCATCCTCAGCCTTATACACCAGTTCTCCACACATCAGATATGTGTAAAAGTGGTCAACCAGACAACTTGTAGATTGGTGGCAAATGACCGAGGACAGACGGTACAACAGTGTTCCAGTATTTACAGGAATGTCAATAGTCGGACTAGGAATCACAGGAAGTCTTAGATCCTCCTGGCTGTCTAGCCGTTTCAGATACAGGGCTATCACATCAGTGTGGTTGAGGAAGTATTTTCTCTTTAAGTTGGAGTAGCAGACATCACAACATTTTGCATAGGTCTCAGAAGCCCAACGGTTAAGGAGAGAAGTGGTACTGTCATATGGTAGAGCAACTGGCAGACGAACAATGGGACCGAGCTCCCAGGTGTCCTGATAAGTCTTCTGACATCCTTCACAAGCAGCAACTGCGTACACCACACAATGTGTGTTAATGCCACATGGGTTAAGCCAGTTTAAAATAGTTAACAAAAAGTTTGTTAGGTCGTTGTGTTGTATCAAGTATTCTGAATCTATAATTTCAGTTACTTCCAACAGAACTTGGATCATTTCTTCTggggaaaaatattttcccGGCTGGTGCATGGCTGTGAGGAAAAGGCTGGCACACAGTGGAGCTCCTGACAAAGCTCCAAAAATCTCTTCAGGACTCTGAGCCATGAACCTTCTGGTAATACTCAGGTTTGAAATACTCTGCAATGTGGTGTTTATCCAACAGTTATTGAAGTTGTTGGAAAACCTGCAAAAGTACATGGTTGGATCAAGAAGAGTATTTGTTGGACTTCCACCGTCTTCTGCTGTGTAGAAAGAATCTGTGTCATTTTGTAATTCATCCACAGAACAGACACTAAGATCATCCAGTGAGCTCATCAAATCTAGAAGAGAGTCTGGATAGGATTCATCACTGAGTTGTTCATCCTCACTCTCAGTGAGGTACTGAAGTAAATCCTCTTGAGCTAAATAGTTAGTAAAATCATCAAGAATTTCTTCAAAACTTGtcaacatattttctgtttttgtggtttctcGCTCAACCACTAAGCTAGCCTGCACCCCTGCGCTCATCTTGAGACCAGGAACACTGAGTTCGTCAAAAGCAACCTCCTCATCCTCTGGGAAAGTTTCCATTTCCAGGTTCGTTTGGTTTTTGGGACCACTGGCAA from Xiphophorus hellerii strain 12219 chromosome 19, Xiphophorus_hellerii-4.1, whole genome shotgun sequence encodes:
- the snx6 gene encoding sorting nexin-6 isoform X1, which produces MMQEGLDDGPDFLSEEDRGPRAVNVDLEMDATLQVDISDALSERDKVKFTVHTKSTLPNFKQNEFSVVRQHEEFIWLHDSFVENEDYAGYIIPPAPPRPDFDASREKLQKLGEGEGSMTKEEFTKMKQELEAEYLAIFKKTVAMHEVFLCRVAAHPILRKDLNFHVFLEYNQDLSVRGKNKKEKLEDFFKNVVKSADGVLVAGVKDVDDFFEHEKTFLLEYHNRVKDASAKCDRMIRSHKNAADDMNRIASSLYTLGTQDSTDLCKFFLKVSELFEKTRKIEARVAADEDLKLADLLKYYLRESQAAKDLLYRRSRGLVDYENANKALDKARAKNRDVLQAETNQQLCCHKFEKISESAKQELIDFKTRRVAAFRKNLVELAELELKHAKGNLQLLQSCVGVLKGNT
- the snx6 gene encoding sorting nexin-6 isoform X2; this translates as MMEGLDDGPDFLSEEDRGPRAVNVDLEMDATLQVDISDALSERDKVKFTVHTKSTLPNFKQNEFSVVRQHEEFIWLHDSFVENEDYAGYIIPPAPPRPDFDASREKLQKLGEGEGSMTKEEFTKMKQELEAEYLAIFKKTVAMHEVFLCRVAAHPILRKDLNFHVFLEYNQDLSVRGKNKKEKLEDFFKNVVKSADGVLVAGVKDVDDFFEHEKTFLLEYHNRVKDASAKCDRMIRSHKNAADDMNRIASSLYTLGTQDSTDLCKFFLKVSELFEKTRKIEARVAADEDLKLADLLKYYLRESQAAKDLLYRRSRGLVDYENANKALDKARAKNRDVLQAETNQQLCCHKFEKISESAKQELIDFKTRRVAAFRKNLVELAELELKHAKGNLQLLQSCVGVLKGNT